Proteins encoded within one genomic window of Aphelocoma coerulescens isolate FSJ_1873_10779 chromosome 9, UR_Acoe_1.0, whole genome shotgun sequence:
- the EPHB3 gene encoding ephrin type-B receptor 3 isoform X1 → MDTKWVTSELAWTTHPETGWEEVSGYDEAMNPIRTYQVCNVREANQNNWLRTKFIQRQDVQRVYVELKFTVRDCNSIPNIPGSCKETFNLFYYESDTDSASANSPFWMENPYIKVDTIAPDESFSKLESGRVNTKVRSFGPLSKNGFYLAFQDLGACMSLISVRAFYKKCSNTIAGFAIFPETLTGAEPTSLVIAPGTCIPNAVEVSVPLKLYCNGDGEWMVPVGACTCAAGYEPTMKDTQCQACGPGTFKSKQGEGPCSPCPPNSRTTSGAAMVCTCRNGFFRADTDPADSACTSVPSAPRNVISNVNETSLVLEWSEPQDTGGRDDLLYNVICKKCSVERRLCTRCDDNVEFVPRQLGLTERRIYISNLMAHTQYTFEIQAVNGISNKSPYPPHFASVNITTNQAAPSAVPTMHLHSSTGNSMTLSWTPPERPNGIILDYEIKYSEKQGQSDGIANTVTSQKNSVRLDGLKANARYMVQVRARTVAGYGRYSLPTEFQTTAEGGSTSKTFQELPLIVGSATAGLVFVIVVVVIAIVCFRKQRNNTDPEYTEKLQQYVTPGMKVYIDPFTYEDPNEAVREFAKEIDISCVKIEEVIGAGEFGEVCRGRLKLPGRREIFVAIKTLKVGYTERQRRDFLSEASIMGQFDHPNIIHLEGVVTKSRPVMIITEFMENCALDSFLRLNDGQFTVIQLVGMMRGIAAGMKYLSEMNYVHRDLAARNILVNSNLVCKVSDFGLSRFLEDDPADPTYTSSLGGKIPIRWTAPEAIAYRKFTSASDVWSYGIVMWEVMSYGERPYWDMSNQDVINAVEQDYRLPPPMDCPTALHQLMLDCWVRDRNLRPKFAQIVNTLDKLIRNAASLKVIASVQSGISQPLLDRTVPDYTTFTTVGDWLDAIKMGRYKENFVNAGFASFDLVAQMTAEDLLRIGVTLAGHQKKILSSIQDMRLQMNQTLPVQV, encoded by the exons ATGGACACGAAGTGGGTGACCTCTGAGTTGGCATGGACAACTCATCCAGAGACAGGG TGGGAAGAAGTCAGTGGTTATGACGAGGCCATGAACCCCATCCGCACGTACCAGGTCTGCAACGTACGGGAGGCCAACCAGAACAACTGGCTTCGTACCAAATTCATCCAGCGCCAGGATGTCCAGCGCGTCTATGTGGAGCTGAAGTTCACTGTGCGGGACTGCAACAGCATCCCCAACATCCCTGGCTCTTGCAAAGAGACCTTCAACCTCTTCTATTATGAGTCAGATACGGATTCTGCCTCTGCAAACAGTCCTTTCTGGATGGAGAACCCCTATATCAAAGTGGATACAATTGCCCCAGACGAGAGCTTCTCCAAGCTTGAGTCTGGCCGCGTGAACACCAAGGTGCGCAGCTTTGGCCCTCTCTCCAAGAATGGTTTTTACCTCGCCTTCCAAGACCTGGGAGCCTGCATGTCCCTCATCTCCGTCCGGGCTTTCTACAAGAAATGTTCCAACACCATTGCTGGCTTTGCTATCTTCCCGGAGACTTTAACGGGGGCCGAGCCCACTTCTCTGGTCATTGCACCAGGCACCTGCATCCCCAATGCAGTGGAGGTGTCTGTGCCCCTAAAGCTGTACTGCAACGGCGACGGCGAGTGGATGGTACCCGTGGGAGCGTGTACGTGTGCTGCTGGATATGAGCCCACCATGAAGGATACCCAGTGCCAAG CATGCGGCCCGGGAACCTTCAAGTCTAAGCAGGGGGaaggtccctgctctccctgccctcccaaTAGCCGGACTACCTCTGGAGCAGCAATGGTCTGCACTTGTCGAAACGGCTTTTTCCGGGCAGACACGGACCCCGCAGACAGCGCCTGCACCA gtgtcccctcagcccctcGCAACGTCATCTCCAACGTGAACGAGACGTCGCTGGTGCTGGAGTGGAGCGAGCCACAGGACACAGGCGGGCGGGATGACCTGCTCTACAACGTCATCTGCAAGAAGTGCAGCGTGGAGCGGCGCCTGTGCACCCGCTGCGACGACAACGTGGAGTTCGTGCCGCGCCAGCTCGGCCTCACCGAGCGACGCATCTACATCAGCAACCTGATGGCCCACACCCAGTACACCTTCGAGATCCAGGCCGTGAATGGCATCTCCAACAAGAGTCCCTACCCTCCCCATTTCGCCTCTGTCAACATCACCACCAACCAGGCAG CCCCATCTGCCGTGCCGACGATGCACCTGCACAGCAGCACCGGGAACAGCATGACGCTGTCATGGACTCCTCCAGAGAGACCCAACGGCATCATTCTGGACTATGAGATCAAGTACTCAGAGAAG CAAGGCCAGAGCGATGGCATTGCCAACACAGTCACCAGCCAGAAGAACTCGGTGCGGCTGGACGGGCTGAAGGCCAATGCTCGGTACATGGTGCAGGTCCGAGCACGCACCGTGGCGGGGTACGGCCGCTACAGCCTCCCCACGGAGTTTCAGACAACTGCGGAGGGCG GTTCCACCAGCAAGACTTTCCAGGAGCTGCCTCTGATCGTGGGTTCGgccactgcagggctggtgtTTGTCATCGTGGTGGTGGTGATTGCTATCGTCTGCTTCAG GAAGCAACGCAACAACACCGACCCCGAGTacacagagaagctgcagcaatATG TTACCCCTGGGATGAAGGTGTACATTGACCCCTTCACTTACGAGGACCCCAACGAAGCTGTCCGGGAATTCGCCAAGGAGATTGACATCTCGTGTGTGAAAATAGAGGAGGTCATTGGAGCAG GCGAGTTTGGTGAGGTGTGCCGTGGGCGCCTGAAGCTGCCTGGCCGCCGCGAGATCTTCGTGGCCATCAAGACACTGAAGGTGGGCTACACAGAGCGGCAGCGGCGAGACTTCCTGAGCGAAGCCAGCATCATGGGCCAGTTCGACCACCCCAACATCATCCACCTGGAGGGTGTGGTGACCAAGAGCCGCCCAGTCATGATCATCACAGAATTCATGGAGAACTGCGCGCTTGACTCCTTCCTCCGG TTGAATGATGGGCAGTTCACAGTCATCCAGCTGGTGGGAATGATGCGCGGCATCGCCGCTGGCATGAAGTACCTTTCGGAGATGAACTATGTGCATCGGGATCTGGCTGCCCGCAACATCCTGGTCAACAGCAACTTGGTCTGCAAAGTGTCTGACTTCGGGCTCTCTCGCTTTCTGGAGGACGACCCGGCTGACCCCACCTACACCAGCTCCCTG GGGGGCAAGATCCCAATCAGATGGACGGCTCCTGAGGCCATTGCCTACCGCAAATTCACTTCAGCCAGCGACGTGTGGAGCTACGGCATTGTCATGTGGGAAGTGATGTCCTACGGGGAGCGACCTTACTGGGACATGTCCAACCAAGAT GTGATCAATGCTGTGGAGCAGGATTACCGCCTGCCACCTCCCATGGACTGCCCCACTGCACTGCACCAGCTGATGCTGGACTGCTGGGTGCGGGACCGCAACCTAAGGCCCAAATTTGCACAGATCGTCAACACGCTGGACAAGCTCATCCGCAATGCTGCCAGCCTGAAGGTCATCGCCAGTGTCCAGTCTGG CATCTCCCAGCCTCTCCTGGACCGCACTGTCCCAGATTACACTACCTTCACCACCGTGGGAGACTGGCTGGATGCCATCAAAATGGGACGGTACAAGGAGAACTTTGTCAATGCTGGGTTTGCCTCCTTTGACCTGGTGGCACAGATGACTGCGGA GGACCTGCTGAGGATAGGGGTGACGCTAGCAGGGCACCAGAAGAAGATCCTGAGCAGCATTCAGGACATGAGGCTGCAGATGAACCAGACGCTCCCAGTGCAGGTTTGA
- the EPHB3 gene encoding ephrin type-B receptor 3 isoform X2, which produces MDTKWVTSELAWTTHPETGWEEVSGYDEAMNPIRTYQVCNVREANQNNWLRTKFIQRQDVQRVYVELKFTVRDCNSIPNIPGSCKETFNLFYYESDTDSASANSPFWMENPYIKVDTIAPDESFSKLESGRVNTKVRSFGPLSKNGFYLAFQDLGACMSLISVRAFYKKCSNTIAGFAIFPETLTGAEPTSLVIAPGTCIPNAVEVSVPLKLYCNGDGEWMVPVGACTCAAGYEPTMKDTQCQACGPGTFKSKQGEGPCSPCPPNSRTTSGAAMVCTCRNGFFRADTDPADSACTSVPSAPRNVISNVNETSLVLEWSEPQDTGGRDDLLYNVICKKCSVERRLCTRCDDNVEFVPRQLGLTERRIYISNLMAHTQYTFEIQAVNGISNKSPYPPHFASVNITTNQAAPSAVPTMHLHSSTGNSMTLSWTPPERPNGIILDYEIKYSEKQGQSDGIANTVTSQKNSVRLDGLKANARYMVQVRARTVAGYGRYSLPTEFQTTAEGGSTSKTFQELPLIVGSATAGLVFVIVVVVIAIVCFRKGMVTEHLLSSPLGRKQRNNTDPEYTEKLQQYVTPGMKVYIDPFTYEDPNEAVREFAKEIDISCVKIEEVIGAGEFGEVCRGRLKLPGRREIFVAIKTLKVGYTERQRRDFLSEASIMGQFDHPNIIHLEGVVTKSRPVMIITEFMENCALDSFLRLNDGQFTVIQLVGMMRGIAAGMKYLSEMNYVHRDLAARNILVNSNLVCKVSDFGLSRFLEDDPADPTYTSSLGGKIPIRWTAPEAIAYRKFTSASDVWSYGIVMWEVMSYGERPYWDMSNQDVINAVEQDYRLPPPMDCPTALHQLMLDCWVRDRNLRPKFAQIVNTLDKLIRNAASLKVIASVQSGISQPLLDRTVPDYTTFTTVGDWLDAIKMGRYKENFVNAGFASFDLVAQMTAEDLLRIGVTLAGHQKKILSSIQDMRLQMNQTLPVQV; this is translated from the exons ATGGACACGAAGTGGGTGACCTCTGAGTTGGCATGGACAACTCATCCAGAGACAGGG TGGGAAGAAGTCAGTGGTTATGACGAGGCCATGAACCCCATCCGCACGTACCAGGTCTGCAACGTACGGGAGGCCAACCAGAACAACTGGCTTCGTACCAAATTCATCCAGCGCCAGGATGTCCAGCGCGTCTATGTGGAGCTGAAGTTCACTGTGCGGGACTGCAACAGCATCCCCAACATCCCTGGCTCTTGCAAAGAGACCTTCAACCTCTTCTATTATGAGTCAGATACGGATTCTGCCTCTGCAAACAGTCCTTTCTGGATGGAGAACCCCTATATCAAAGTGGATACAATTGCCCCAGACGAGAGCTTCTCCAAGCTTGAGTCTGGCCGCGTGAACACCAAGGTGCGCAGCTTTGGCCCTCTCTCCAAGAATGGTTTTTACCTCGCCTTCCAAGACCTGGGAGCCTGCATGTCCCTCATCTCCGTCCGGGCTTTCTACAAGAAATGTTCCAACACCATTGCTGGCTTTGCTATCTTCCCGGAGACTTTAACGGGGGCCGAGCCCACTTCTCTGGTCATTGCACCAGGCACCTGCATCCCCAATGCAGTGGAGGTGTCTGTGCCCCTAAAGCTGTACTGCAACGGCGACGGCGAGTGGATGGTACCCGTGGGAGCGTGTACGTGTGCTGCTGGATATGAGCCCACCATGAAGGATACCCAGTGCCAAG CATGCGGCCCGGGAACCTTCAAGTCTAAGCAGGGGGaaggtccctgctctccctgccctcccaaTAGCCGGACTACCTCTGGAGCAGCAATGGTCTGCACTTGTCGAAACGGCTTTTTCCGGGCAGACACGGACCCCGCAGACAGCGCCTGCACCA gtgtcccctcagcccctcGCAACGTCATCTCCAACGTGAACGAGACGTCGCTGGTGCTGGAGTGGAGCGAGCCACAGGACACAGGCGGGCGGGATGACCTGCTCTACAACGTCATCTGCAAGAAGTGCAGCGTGGAGCGGCGCCTGTGCACCCGCTGCGACGACAACGTGGAGTTCGTGCCGCGCCAGCTCGGCCTCACCGAGCGACGCATCTACATCAGCAACCTGATGGCCCACACCCAGTACACCTTCGAGATCCAGGCCGTGAATGGCATCTCCAACAAGAGTCCCTACCCTCCCCATTTCGCCTCTGTCAACATCACCACCAACCAGGCAG CCCCATCTGCCGTGCCGACGATGCACCTGCACAGCAGCACCGGGAACAGCATGACGCTGTCATGGACTCCTCCAGAGAGACCCAACGGCATCATTCTGGACTATGAGATCAAGTACTCAGAGAAG CAAGGCCAGAGCGATGGCATTGCCAACACAGTCACCAGCCAGAAGAACTCGGTGCGGCTGGACGGGCTGAAGGCCAATGCTCGGTACATGGTGCAGGTCCGAGCACGCACCGTGGCGGGGTACGGCCGCTACAGCCTCCCCACGGAGTTTCAGACAACTGCGGAGGGCG GTTCCACCAGCAAGACTTTCCAGGAGCTGCCTCTGATCGTGGGTTCGgccactgcagggctggtgtTTGTCATCGTGGTGGTGGTGATTGCTATCGTCTGCTTCAG GAAAGGGATGGTTACTGAACACCTCCTCTCGTCTCCTTTGGGCAGGAAGCAACGCAACAACACCGACCCCGAGTacacagagaagctgcagcaatATG TTACCCCTGGGATGAAGGTGTACATTGACCCCTTCACTTACGAGGACCCCAACGAAGCTGTCCGGGAATTCGCCAAGGAGATTGACATCTCGTGTGTGAAAATAGAGGAGGTCATTGGAGCAG GCGAGTTTGGTGAGGTGTGCCGTGGGCGCCTGAAGCTGCCTGGCCGCCGCGAGATCTTCGTGGCCATCAAGACACTGAAGGTGGGCTACACAGAGCGGCAGCGGCGAGACTTCCTGAGCGAAGCCAGCATCATGGGCCAGTTCGACCACCCCAACATCATCCACCTGGAGGGTGTGGTGACCAAGAGCCGCCCAGTCATGATCATCACAGAATTCATGGAGAACTGCGCGCTTGACTCCTTCCTCCGG TTGAATGATGGGCAGTTCACAGTCATCCAGCTGGTGGGAATGATGCGCGGCATCGCCGCTGGCATGAAGTACCTTTCGGAGATGAACTATGTGCATCGGGATCTGGCTGCCCGCAACATCCTGGTCAACAGCAACTTGGTCTGCAAAGTGTCTGACTTCGGGCTCTCTCGCTTTCTGGAGGACGACCCGGCTGACCCCACCTACACCAGCTCCCTG GGGGGCAAGATCCCAATCAGATGGACGGCTCCTGAGGCCATTGCCTACCGCAAATTCACTTCAGCCAGCGACGTGTGGAGCTACGGCATTGTCATGTGGGAAGTGATGTCCTACGGGGAGCGACCTTACTGGGACATGTCCAACCAAGAT GTGATCAATGCTGTGGAGCAGGATTACCGCCTGCCACCTCCCATGGACTGCCCCACTGCACTGCACCAGCTGATGCTGGACTGCTGGGTGCGGGACCGCAACCTAAGGCCCAAATTTGCACAGATCGTCAACACGCTGGACAAGCTCATCCGCAATGCTGCCAGCCTGAAGGTCATCGCCAGTGTCCAGTCTGG CATCTCCCAGCCTCTCCTGGACCGCACTGTCCCAGATTACACTACCTTCACCACCGTGGGAGACTGGCTGGATGCCATCAAAATGGGACGGTACAAGGAGAACTTTGTCAATGCTGGGTTTGCCTCCTTTGACCTGGTGGCACAGATGACTGCGGA GGACCTGCTGAGGATAGGGGTGACGCTAGCAGGGCACCAGAAGAAGATCCTGAGCAGCATTCAGGACATGAGGCTGCAGATGAACCAGACGCTCCCAGTGCAGGTTTGA